In Rhodamnia argentea isolate NSW1041297 chromosome 1, ASM2092103v1, whole genome shotgun sequence, the genomic window CTATTTTTGCAAACTCCACTCACATACATCTAAGCAAAACCCAcgtcggaaaaaataaaatcacttctCCTTGCAAACTCATTTAACCATcttgcttaaacttttgaacGGTTTGGTTTTGGATGTTTTTGGGTGGAACGTGGGAAATTCAAGATTGAGGATGGGTATTGTCGAAAAGATAATGACATTCTTTTTAAAGTAAATCATGCaagaacaatatatatatatatagcctaCATCTTTTTATAATAGTAAACATCCCAAAATCATtacaaagattaaaaaaaaaacaaaaattaaggtTTGAAAGCATAAAAttcttttcacaattttttaaaacactTTAAAAGCACTCTTTGtgtttctggaaaaaaaaaaacacttgtaCTTTTACCACAAATTTAATTACGAGATTCCGATACTTTTTCGAGTGACTACAAGACCAATCAAAAGTTATGGTCCGATCCATGCCAATCTCGTTCCAGCGAATAGGGTCCGATTCCAGCGCTATCTACTTTGTGATTACTTTTATAATCATTAgcctcagttttttttttttttggggggttttttttaaaagttaaaatagGATCTTATTGCACGAAGTCATTTCATCTAAAAGATCTGTTGGCGTGTGCAGGAAAGATTCGTCTTTGGCTCTAATTGAAAGGCGGTATCCTTATATCGCCAACGTGCGACTTCCGTACGTGGGGGTCGGCGATACAATGACATCCACCGTCGTTTTTGGCCTTTTTCCCATTCATCGCGTGCCCCGTCCCACACGTGTGGGCTCTCATGGGGTTAGCTAAAAACTTTAGAGATTGCTTTAATAAAGTggtttaataataattattattattattattttgcctTTCTTAAAGCAAAGATTGGGCTATGTGTCGTCTTTTCAATCTAGGGCGGCATTAGACAGTAATCAAGTCAAACATAGTGGGAGATTCATTTTTAGCCTAACGGCATATGAatatcaacactttttttttttctaatgtctTGTGAAATTTAGATAATATTTGCCATTTTGGATCAATATGTAATGCATAATGTCGTTTATGAACTTTGGACTAACGCGAAacgtcatttttaaatttttaatttttttgatgtaATTCTTAAATTATGAGTGAATATTCAATGTAATTCCTtacttttatgaaaatattcaaaagtttaaagaGCAAATTAAATATTAGATCAAAATTTATGAACGTTGATCTAAGTTTGTGCCTTTTCTCCCTCAAAGTTCAAAGTCATCCATGAGCCGATGACACGACGACATGATTGTTCTGCTCGCCCTAGTGTTTGTACTTCGTACGGAGCCGTGCCTGCTTTTTCTTGATTGCCAGAGCGTTGAATTTCAACGCGGGTGGTGGATTTGTCAAAGATCACGCGATGGAAagaaccaaaagagaaaaaaaggaagaaaagacgGATCGATTATCGTGCAATAAAGGCGCGTGTGTGGCCCACCCTACCGTCTACGTGCGGGTCCTCTGGTCATGTCGTGGGAGTTCGGGAGTGTCCGATTGCCGTGACCCACCATTTTCCGTGTCCTCTGCGCGGCTACGAGGCGAGCGTGAGTTGCCGCGGCTAGCGAAAGTTGCGCCTTTCAGCACTTTCAATTTTGCTCGAACTATCTCACTCCCCGTGACGATTTTCCCGGGCCTAGTCAGTTTTATCcgaaaattatcaaattttttttaaatttattacaattatatcaattcagtcataattttttttacgctaattgaatcctaaaccttctgtatttgtatcaattcggtttATTCGCAAGAATCTCGCCGGTTGAGGGCGAAGGCGGCCATGGCCTTGCAAGCTCCGGTGACCCCCGCCGGTCCcagtgagaagaaaaaaaaaagagagaagaaaaaagataataaaatattattaaaatttgcccGTATTAGCAATGGAGGCACCAAGTCATCGCCCGTCGCCTAaatagaccgaattgacataaatgtaaaagatttaaaactcaattggcccaaaaaagaaaaaaaaagttcaagactaaattggtacaattacaataaatttaagacttttttgataaatttccgCATTCATGTTCTTACATTTGGGGCAAGCAACAGTATTATCTCAGTAAGCAAGAGCTAGGACTGAGGTCAGGCGGCACACGTGTGAAAAGTGTGAATCAAGAAAGACCCTTCTCTTTATTCAAACTACCATGCATATCCTGTACCCCATTATAGTATCTAAACCAACTTGGCTGCTTGGGGGAGAGCAGACAGTCGCATGTTTTTTTAGGTTATCGCCACAATGAGCACACCGAATtgttgcttattttttttatggtgctGGCTTTTCTGGGACCAATCTCAGGCCTAACTGGTGTACACAGACATTGATTTCATCTTCTAAAGCACAgcgaagagaagaggagagaagaTAAACTGAAGGAGAAGTCTGTGGCCCTTAGGGAAAAAGCAGGAGAGACGCTGGACACAAAAGTGTCAACTCACTGTGAGGACTTTAAGGAAAGGTCAGGGAGAGATGGGACGTTTCTGTCCAAGCTGTGACCCCACATTTGCTTTTCTGTGACAATCTGGTTGGCATTCATGTGGGTCGTCTTCTTTCTCATTGGGGAGGACAAAAGAGATTGACAAAGAAAAGCAAGAGAGCAGTAATACAGTCCACAGAATGTGAAAGTTTAGGCAGCAGTTTGGCAAAAATGCTGCTTCAGCACTCTTTCAGTGGATTAGGTTGGagggaaaattttgcaaaatgtcTTTCAGGGTAAACATCAGTGGGTGATGCGGATTAACTCAGGGTTTAGCATTCATCCAAGTTAGATATCCCACTTGGAGAGAAAAAGCCTTGTAATATACATCTGATGATCGAGATAATTAGAACCCGTGTTGCGCTCCTAATAAACATACACATCTCTAATGTCCGTTCCACCCTCGACTCTGAACCTGTAGATATGATCTGCAGACCCCTCAGAAATCGATGGCATCAACCGGAAGAGACGTCGCCCTGTGAAGTGGTTGCGGAAGCAATGCGCCTGAATAGAAACTCTTAGCAGTGATTATCTGCTCGGGGCTGTATGATCCACTCGCAGCCCCACGGCACTTGTCTGCTACATTGGCACATCTCCTCTCAGAATTAACTGAAGCAAGGCGAGTGAGACTGTTTTTAGATGAAAATTCCTCTAGGAGATGTCCGTATGTTTCGGTATCGGACTCGGGTGATGGAAACGGGGTAAGAACCCCATTGAGTCTATCTTTCATTGGGACTGTGCTATTGTAATTTGCTCTAGGACTCGAGCACTTAGATTTGACACCTAACTGTTGGTCTCTGAGCCCCCTCAACTGCATTTGGTACTTGGCCTTGAGCCATCTCAGTTCTTGCCTTATCTCATTCTCATAATCATCTGAAAGAGCTCCCAAAGGATTCGCCGAATACGAGCTCCTTTCATTTACCTTACTCTCATTGTCCACAGGGATGATCCTCTCTTCGTTTGGAGATTCCAATCCAGTAAAAGCCTCATGTGCTTCGTCGCAATCGATATCCCTCGATTCTTGCGAATTTGATTCCGGAACTTCGCGCTGAGCCCAGATATCAGTGTGGTGGACTCCATAGCACTGGCTCGATGGGTCAGGCCCGGCTTTCGAACCTTCAACTTGGTAGGTAATTTCTTCAAAACGACCGTGCACAGCAGCACCTCCATGCTTGGAACACTGAAGAACTTGCAAGTTCTGGGTTGAAGACGCATAATCCAACAGCAAGCCACTAGAAGCACAAGTTCGACACATACTTGCAATCTGGTGTTGAGAACTTTCCTCCACCACAATTTCCCTCTTCCACTCGGGGACTAATGTTGCGATTTCCCCATCGATCATGTCGGCTATTCTATTGACATCTTGGTCAGTAATGTCGAGTTCAGCAACCATTTCGCTCGCCACACTCCATGCAGTGTCAGTCTCCAAATCGAATGGAAAGTATATGTTTCGAATGAGTCCTGCATCGAAGAATTTACCACTCAAAGTTCAGACTCAGGAATCAGGTTTGATCTTAGGACAAATTGAGTGAAAGCAAGATTTATTCGAAACTGCTGACCTTCCTTATCTGCAATTCGGAGCCTCAAGAAAATTCCGTCATCTTCTCGTCTCCTCCCCTTGATGGTAATGTCGAAGTCAGGCGGATACTCATCCTCTTGACAGGTGAATAGATCGATCTCGCTAGATTCAAACTCGAGCTCATGGTACTCCAACTTGTGTTCGTGTTCATAACCAAGATAATTAGAGCATGCATCGATCAGTGAACTGGTACTCTGACAATTTTTATAAAGCGATTGTCTTACGGGAGGACCTGCTTCATCGCAGTCGCCCAGGTAATCCAATGGCCTCAAATCATAACCATAACCGTCAATTTGAAGAAATGGGTCCTGTAATAGCTCTTTAGCTGGCAGCCTAAGAGACACAGTAGCCAAGCATTTCTCCACAAATTCTCGAACCTCGGGATCTTTGACTTTGTACAAAGCCTCTGGTTTTTTGCCCTATAACAAAGATACGGTCACGAGAAGAAGTGCAGAAATTAACTTTCATGTACTCTgaaagaaaagagcaaaatcCATACAGAAATAACTTTCTTGTAGATCTGAGCAGGATGTGTGCACTCGCTGTATGGATAATCGAAAGTCACCATCTCTAATATGCACATTCCGAAGGAATAAATATCGACTAACTCATTATATTCCTCCTCATAAACCTCTGGAGCCATGAACTCCGGTGTTCCTGATCCATAAcattgaaagaaaagaattttggaACTCATTACATCGCATAACAATTTGCAACTATCAAATTCAAACATCAAACAAGAGACTGACTGACTGTATGTTAAACTTCTAGAGGTCGTGAATTTACCGACACAGCGAGCAGCATGGGATTTCCTCAGAATTGCGGCGAGCCCGAGATCACCAATCTTGACCTCTCCTTGGTTCCCATTGATGAAGATGTTGTCGCACTTGAGATCTCTATGGATCACAGGCGGGTCACGGCTATGGAGGTAAAGCAACCCTTTCAAAATCTGCCTACACCAATGTTTCACTGCTCTAATGTTGACCCTCCTATGTTTTAACCTATATCTACATAGAAACAACAAGAAcatgaagttaaaaaaaaagagtactaATCAGCTAATTAACAATCATTCAACTCAAAAGGCCATGTAAAAACGCATCAATGAATGACACAAGTAAAGAAAATTGAAGTGGACTATGATTTTGGGGATGCTTACTGTCTGAGAGTGCCAGAGGTGAACATTTCAGTGACAAAATTGATGTTCCTGTTGGTGGTATCAACCCAAGAAGTGTAGAACTTCATTATGTTCTCATGCTTCAATGTCTTGAGGAGGTGGATTTCACAGTACAGCCTCTCAAGATCTTCAGGTCTGCGCAGGAAATCATAGAGCTTCACTTGATTCCACGCCACTTCAATCCCTTCATACTCATCAAATGCTCTGTAActataacaacaacaaaaatcacaaaggAGAAAATGGATCAATCTTgtaatcatttcccaaacaaaGGGCATAAAAAAAAGACTTGAAACAGAGAAGAGAATCTCATACACTGTCTTGGAAGCTCCTTTGCCAAGAATTTCATTGTACTGCAACAGAAAGACAAGCAACCGTGAATTAAACGTGTACTAGACAAGATcatatttttaaacaaaaattagagAAAGATTCATAATGTAAAGAGATTTAGGCATGAGGGCATGAAGATTACTCTTCCATATCTTCCGGTAGGATCGACCTCCACGAACTCAGAGAAGTCTGGTTCAACATCTGAAAAACCGCTCATTCCTtctttttcagaattcttgGCACTGGGATAGATACTGTCTTCCTCTTCGATGTGAGTGAGAGCCAAAAGAGACAACCAACGTAGGTCTCCCACGATATTAACAGTACCCAGAAAGCTCaaactgaaaaaaaatgatttttcacaaatttgtGAAGGggaattttgagagagagagagatgcaaggaaggagagagagagagagagagagaggcctcgGTTAGTTCATCTAAAGAGGGCAAGGCTATTTGCCAACTACCCAGAGACAAGGAGGCCGAGGATTTCACAAATTTTAAGCAAGCAAAAAGGagaatcaaaacaaaaaaatacggaaaaaataataaagaaacgGGCAAAGATTTCGCAAGGCCTGCACTGCCCGGTGTCCCAACACCACAAAGGAACACAACCCGACAAAACAGCTTTCTCTGTCACTCGTTCGCTCTGTGCTTTGCTTTCTATCTCATCACGAGCTGTGAGGAAATAACAAAAGCTCGAAAATCACGAAACATGCAAAGACACagaagctcctcctcctcctcctcctctctctcttctctttctctatctctctgttcATGAGCGTGCGACATCTTGCAAGCAAAAGGACCAACCAAATTTACAATTGCTGCCTTGGATAATATTGAGCAAGTGGCATTGCTGGGGATGAGATGTGTATGTTGTTCTCATTTCTTTATGTGTTGAATATGGTGGGTCTGGTGGAATCTCGGGAATAcaatagaccaaaaaaaaaaaaaagggagcttggcaaaagtaaagaaagataCTGAAAATGTGAAACAACAGTGAGATCTGAAGTAAAAAATTCGATTTTCATATTCTTGTTTGTGGGATTGATTGCTCATCATTTCCACATGATGATGACATGGACGCATACAGCGTTATTGAGAGTTTAAGGAATTTCATTTACTTAAAAGAACTTTTTGATTACTTGGTAAAGGATTCTCTTTAGATTAGGGTTCTAGGTTTCGTGTCAAACTAATGACATACCACGTTCAACTATTTCCAATATACTATTTTTGCTTGGAAATTGATTTACGTcaaactaaatattttgattgtccaactaaaaaggaaaaaaatgatagaTGAATTAACAATATATTCTGTATGCATTTTGTCCATGTTAACTTCAATGGAAATATCTATAGAGTATGGTGAAAAGATATGTAATGTATTAATCTTGTTACCATGTTCTTTTCTACTATGGAAAACGAAAGTATTCCTAATATGCGACACCCCACTTGTTTGAATAGAATTTTAGCATAACAAAAAGCgtgagaaatgaaaatttgatatatatatatatatatatatatatatatatgtatgtatgacaaaaaaaaaaattgaccaactATTGGTTGATATCGACAAGTAGAAAGCTCGGTTGAGAAGAGGAAATGTTTGATCAAAGCAAAAGTCATCGATAAACAAGACAATTAGCGAGCTATAAGCTCATGCATTATGTAGAATGTCAATACTGACGAGATGATTAGATTAGCGCATATGTTGTCATGTCAATGAAAAGCCTTCACcaatggacaaatccaaagaaatTTGATCGATAGGCAGTCCAACGACAAAGTCATTTATGGCAAACTACTGTAGATTTTGCCAAGTGTTGAATTTAGGTCATTTATGAACAAAACAAAGGTTTGCCAACAAATCGAACGAAAACAGAGACAGCGGATTGACCCGAACACATGATTGCCAAGTTGTTATACCTAGAATCTCAGGTAGGGTAACTTCTGGTGGGAAAGTCATTGTTAGATGGTAGAGGATAATGTCTAAATCGTCGGAAAACATTACTGCTTATTAATAATTAAAGATGGAGCTAGCAAGTTATTCGCGAATTCAAAATCCATTACTGTATGGTGATACATAAAAGCCTATGTTGTAATAATTGAGCATGACCTCAACACCAGAACACTGGTTCTTATGCAAATTCCCTTTGGAAATttactttctttgcaaaatttacCATTTTAGCACCTTTAAATTAACACACAAGCGAATGTGCTGAAATGTTATTgcgattttcagaaaaattcctaGTTTTTTCATTTGATCTAGAAAGGACTATATATGGTAGTAAAACTAAGATGTCTTAAgcctttttaacttactaaataaAGTTAAATCcatcatttgttcaatttacttaaTCACCTCAAgtccaatatatgtataagtcaTGTTATGCATCGATTAGCCCATTACTGTATGGGGTCTTCAACTTTGCTTTAGcttaaaacaaaataatttgataaCGCGAACAtcaaatttgtcattttctgTAGATAACTTATAATTATTAGTTACTTGTACTACAATAacttcccaagtagttaaaatcATTTGCATTACTCTATACGGGGACCCTAGTCAAAAACTTAATTGTTTTTGGTGAACCTTGgactaaaatttgaaattatgttTGATTTatgtccttttagtccaattttgcaatttttcaaaacttgaGGCTAAAACTTGTGCAAGGTATAAAAAGTCTCTTGTCATGACTCTAATTGAGTTGTTGATTCTCCAATAAAATGgcttaaaatgaaaattctagCAACTTCTCCCAGGATTAtattcaatgaagaggcatctGGTCCCataactgaatttttaaaactttaagagGCCACAATGAAAAGGActcctaaaataaaaataggggCTATTATGCTCATTTATGACTGAAAAATCCATTATTTTTGTTAGTTAAAAAGGCTAAATTGGTCAATAACGAATTTTATATGTAAAACTCTACATCTATGTCGAACAATTGTGGTTGATAATTCAAATTCCCTAATGTTAATATCCAATTAAGGTGCTTTCAGGCATatataaaggaaaattgacgCCTTCAGTAAAAGATGAAAACTTCTTAAATACAGACATAAGGTTAAAGCTAAAAGTCACCCAAACAATATCTATAAAAGTTAATAATTGAAAACATGTACCAAGATATtaatgaagaaaaaaaccaTTTATAGTATATGTAGATTTTTACAcctttaaattaattcttttgcgAAAATGCTGAAATGTTCATTGCGATGGTCAGAAATCCAGCTTGTCAATTGCTCTAGAAAGAAGATACTTTGTTGAACGGATTGGGTTGGATGAGCCCATCGAGCAAAAAAGTTATCCAGCTATTAACTTGCTAGTTTTCCCTTGGAGTCCAAATGAACATGTTATATTCCGAAAGCCCATGCTGTTGTTGTCTTCAAGGCTTtgttttagacaaaaaaatttaacgtACATTTTGTCATTTTGGGAATCTTTCGAATGGACCAATTAAGCATGGGCTAGAAAGATGTCCGTGTGCTTTCCGCACATAGACTAAGAAAcaattgatgataaaatttggGTTCCGCATCATCTTTTGTGAGATCACAAGTCCAAACTTGATCGGATAAAAGCttgatgttaattggtttccATTCTTATGTGAAAGTGACCTCCCTACAGCTTCTCCCGGCACGTCGAGTGGGCCTACGACTAGGACTCTATCTATATGTGTACAGCGATCATGATATACGCCTCAAACCAAACATTCTATGTCATTTAtgctaaatctccattttttaacTTGTCCAAATTAGATTTCGCAACATTGGTCCATTACGGTTTTCCCTTTCTAACCCTCTTAATCAATTCGAAAAAGGAAtgcttaatatatatataaaaaatccaaactagtagCCCGTGTCACATTTAGCTTAAATTAATattcaaattacaaaaattttcaaattcggtATACAAATAGGATGAAGTTTAAATACAGCTAAAAGGATAAAGCTAAAAGCCCCCAACCTCATCTTTTCAAATTGACTTTCCATCGGGACATCATCTTCTCAGTTTTCATCAAAGAAGACCAAGATTTGCATATGGAGATGCTTAAGATATTATTCGTTTGGGTAGCAAAAATCTGAAACGTTCATCTTGAGTGAAATCCAAATGATCCTAACATACGTGCAACCTTTCTGACCGTGGGGTATTTTTGTACATCGAGCAATAATCTTCACTAAGTAACCTGCTAGGCAATACTGAACTCAAGTTAAATTATAAATGCTGTATTGAGCTCAAGGAAGTAGAGGTAGCTTCTCCTTTGGGAATCTCGAATGGACCAATTAAGCATGGGCTAGGAAAGTTGTCTGTGTGCTCCGCACATAGACTAAGAAACAATTGATGATAAATGGGCCGCACCATCTTTTATGAGATCACGAGTTCAAACATATCGCGATCGAAAATCTAGCCAGCTTTTGCTATCTTATATGAAAGTGGCTTCCCAACTTCAGGCACATGGGTGGGCCTACGACTTGTATATCTATGTATGTGTACAGCGTAGTGATGGCTCAAACCGAACATTCTATGTCAGGTGTTCTCTCCACTTTTTAACATGTCCAAATTAGATTTTCGCAACATGTGCATTGGTTGTCCCTTTCTCACCCTcttaataattaaaaaggaatgcttaataaaaaaaaattccaaactagtagCCCATGTCACATTTAGTTTAAATTAATATTcgtatcacaaaaattctcaaactagtacacaaaTAGcacgaggaaaaaaataaaaataaagagccCAACCTCATCTCAACTTGGACTCTCCATCGGGACATTATCTTCTCGTTTTCGTCAAAGAAGGCCAAGATGCACATGGAGATCTTTCGTTTGGGAAGTAAAAATCTGACACGTCGTCTTGAGTATCAAATGATCCTAACATCGTGCAACCTTTCGCC contains:
- the LOC115728408 gene encoding probable serine/threonine-protein kinase WNK9 isoform X3, whose translation is MSGFSDVEPDFSEFVEVDPTGRYGRYNEILGKGASKTVYRAFDEYEGIEVAWNQVKLYDFLRRPEDLERLYCEIHLLKTLKHENIMKFYTSWVDTTNRNINFVTEMFTSGTLRQYRLKHRRVNIRAVKHWCRQILKGLLYLHSRDPPVIHRDLKCDNIFINGNQGEVKIGDLGLAAILRKSHAARCVGTPEFMAPEVYEEEYNELVDIYSFGMCILEMVTFDYPYSECTHPAQIYKKVISGKKPEALYKVKDPEVREFVEKCLATVSLRLPAKELLQDPFLQIDGYGYDLRPLDYLGDCDEAGPPVRQSLYKNCQSTSSLIDACSNYLGYEHEHKLEYHELEFESSEIDLFTCQEDEYPPDFDITIKGRRREDDGIFLRLRIADKEGLIRNIYFPFDLETDTAWSVASEMVAELDITDQDVNRIADMIDGEIATLVPEWKREIVVEESSQHQIASMCRTCASSGLLLDYASSTQNLQVLQCSKHGGAAVHGRFEEITYQVEGSKAGPDPSSQCYGVHHTDIWAQREVPESNSQESRDIDCDEAHEAFTGLESPNEERIIPVDNESKVNERSSYSANPLGALSDDYENEIRQELRWLKAKYQMQLRGLRDQQLGVKSKCSSPRANYNSTVPMKDRLNGVLTPFPSPESDTETYGHLLEEFSSKNSLTRLASVNSERRCANVADKCRGAASGSYSPEQIITAKSFYSGALLPQPLHRATSLPVDAIDF
- the LOC115728408 gene encoding probable serine/threonine-protein kinase WNK9 isoform X1; protein product: MSGFSDVEPDFSEFVEVDPTGRYGRYNEILGKGASKTVYRAFDEYEGIEVAWNQVKLYDFLRRPEDLERLYCEIHLLKTLKHENIMKFYTSWVDTTNRNINFVTEMFTSGTLRQYRLKHRRVNIRAVKHWCRQILKGLLYLHSRDPPVIHRDLKCDNIFINGNQGEVKIGDLGLAAILRKSHAARCVGKFTTSRSLTYSQSVSCLMFEFDSCKLLCDVMSSKILFFQCYGSGTPEFMAPEVYEEEYNELVDIYSFGMCILEMVTFDYPYSECTHPAQIYKKVISGKKPEALYKVKDPEVREFVEKCLATVSLRLPAKELLQDPFLQIDGYGYDLRPLDYLGDCDEAGPPVRQSLYKNCQSTSSLIDACSNYLGYEHEHKLEYHELEFESSEIDLFTCQEDEYPPDFDITIKGRRREDDGIFLRLRIADKEGLIRNIYFPFDLETDTAWSVASEMVAELDITDQDVNRIADMIDGEIATLVPEWKREIVVEESSQHQIASMCRTCASSGLLLDYASSTQNLQVLQCSKHGGAAVHGRFEEITYQVEGSKAGPDPSSQCYGVHHTDIWAQREVPESNSQESRDIDCDEAHEAFTGLESPNEERIIPVDNESKVNERSSYSANPLGALSDDYENEIRQELRWLKAKYQMQLRGLRDQQLGVKSKCSSPRANYNSTVPMKDRLNGVLTPFPSPESDTETYGHLLEEFSSKNSLTRLASVNSERRCANVADKCRGAASGSYSPEQIITAKSFYSGALLPQPLHRATSLPVDAIDF
- the LOC115728408 gene encoding probable serine/threonine-protein kinase WNK9 isoform X2, encoding MSGFSDVEPDFSEFVEVDPTGRYGRYNEILGKGASKTVYEILFSVSSLFFMPFVWEMITRLIHFLLCDFCCCYSYRAFDEYEGIEVAWNQVKLYDFLRRPEDLERLYCEIHLLKTLKHENIMKFYTSWVDTTNRNINFVTEMFTSGTLRQYRLKHRRVNIRAVKHWCRQILKGLLYLHSRDPPVIHRDLKCDNIFINGNQGEVKIGDLGLAAILRKSHAARCVGTPEFMAPEVYEEEYNELVDIYSFGMCILEMVTFDYPYSECTHPAQIYKKVISGKKPEALYKVKDPEVREFVEKCLATVSLRLPAKELLQDPFLQIDGYGYDLRPLDYLGDCDEAGPPVRQSLYKNCQSTSSLIDACSNYLGYEHEHKLEYHELEFESSEIDLFTCQEDEYPPDFDITIKGRRREDDGIFLRLRIADKEGLIRNIYFPFDLETDTAWSVASEMVAELDITDQDVNRIADMIDGEIATLVPEWKREIVVEESSQHQIASMCRTCASSGLLLDYASSTQNLQVLQCSKHGGAAVHGRFEEITYQVEGSKAGPDPSSQCYGVHHTDIWAQREVPESNSQESRDIDCDEAHEAFTGLESPNEERIIPVDNESKVNERSSYSANPLGALSDDYENEIRQELRWLKAKYQMQLRGLRDQQLGVKSKCSSPRANYNSTVPMKDRLNGVLTPFPSPESDTETYGHLLEEFSSKNSLTRLASVNSERRCANVADKCRGAASGSYSPEQIITAKSFYSGALLPQPLHRATSLPVDAIDF
- the LOC115728408 gene encoding probable serine/threonine-protein kinase WNK9 isoform X4 produces the protein MSGFSDVEPDFSEFVEVDPTGRYGRYNEILGKGASKTVYRAFDEYEGIEVAWNQVKLYDFLRRPEDLERLYCEIHLLKTLKHENIMKFYTSWVDTTNRNINFVTEMFTSGTLRQDLKCDNIFINGNQGEVKIGDLGLAAILRKSHAARCVGTPEFMAPEVYEEEYNELVDIYSFGMCILEMVTFDYPYSECTHPAQIYKKVISGKKPEALYKVKDPEVREFVEKCLATVSLRLPAKELLQDPFLQIDGYGYDLRPLDYLGDCDEAGPPVRQSLYKNCQSTSSLIDACSNYLGYEHEHKLEYHELEFESSEIDLFTCQEDEYPPDFDITIKGRRREDDGIFLRLRIADKEGLIRNIYFPFDLETDTAWSVASEMVAELDITDQDVNRIADMIDGEIATLVPEWKREIVVEESSQHQIASMCRTCASSGLLLDYASSTQNLQVLQCSKHGGAAVHGRFEEITYQVEGSKAGPDPSSQCYGVHHTDIWAQREVPESNSQESRDIDCDEAHEAFTGLESPNEERIIPVDNESKVNERSSYSANPLGALSDDYENEIRQELRWLKAKYQMQLRGLRDQQLGVKSKCSSPRANYNSTVPMKDRLNGVLTPFPSPESDTETYGHLLEEFSSKNSLTRLASVNSERRCANVADKCRGAASGSYSPEQIITAKSFYSGALLPQPLHRATSLPVDAIDF